The Musa acuminata AAA Group cultivar baxijiao chromosome BXJ2-5, Cavendish_Baxijiao_AAA, whole genome shotgun sequence genomic interval CAATGTGAACTAACACAATATAATTTATCAGTATAATTTGTAAAAGAAGTATCCAACCGACACATAGATATAATTATTAGTTTTGGCAAAACAAAATGAACAAGTCTGAGCAAAACTATTAATATATCTAGTGACAATAGAACTTTTGATATAATGTTAgtttttcatatattttagtaTTATGTGCAAGTCCCTTGAACCCTTTTATTTATCTGGATATCTTCTTgacaagttaatattttattatcattaattCACATTGATATAATTATTAGTTTTGGCAGGACGAAATCAACAAGtttgactaggacaagccaagcaaatatatatatatatatatatatatatatatatatatagtgacaaTAGGACTTTTTTTCTATTGTTAgtttttcatatattttagtaTTATGTGCAAGTCTCTTGACTTTGTTATTAATCTAGATATCTCGTTTAAGtcaattttttattatcattagttCACATTGATATAATTATTAGTTTCAACGGGACAAAATGAACAAGTTTGACTAGGAGccaagtaaaaataataatatatctagtaACAATAGGGCTTATTTTTTCTAATAAtagttttttcatatattttagtaCTGTGCAAGTCCTTTGAACCCTATTATTTATTTGAATATCTccttgataaattaatattttatcatcattaatTCACATCGATACAATTATTAGTTTTGAACCCTATTATTTATTTAGAGATCTTATTAATAAGTCAATATTTTATCGTCATTAATtcacatcatataattattagttTTGGCCAGACAAAATGATCAAATTtgcttaaaaatattaatatatctagtGACAATAGAGCTTTTTTACTAATATTAGTTTTTCATATATTTCGGTATTATGTCTAAGTCTGTTAAACCCTGTTATTTATCTCGATATCTACTTGATATTTCGAGATAATCCTATACGATTTTGCCCTTTCGGAGTCAGCCGATTTTACCCTTTCGAAGTCAGTCTTAAGATAGAACTAAATATCCTTATCATTTTCCTATAACAATAGTGATCTCTTACTATTAGCGGAATGTATTTGAACATTCATCAGACTTCCTAACAAATTAGTATGCACGAATTAAGAGAATTGTGCGACTTTCATATAATAATAAACATTGTACGTAGAAAGTTAATGTTGCCAAATTAATTTGTGAAAATTAAATCGTTCGCTTCAAAATCTCCATAGGTAAAACCTCCTATATAGCATATAGCCATGGCATTAGAAACCCTCCTTTATTTCAGAACATGAGAGAGGAATCCATCTATATGCGAAGCATAAATCTCTCTAATAGACTCAGCTCCAATGACGGTACGCACCaatttatttcaatttttttatgttgGGGATAGAgagcaagaaaatgataaaaatataatactgtagtaattaaaaaataaatatttttaaataaaaaataaaataatattaaacaaaaaaagaataaaaatgtttataaaatatttttaagtgcATGTGTTTAGCTTAATGAATCATAATCCTATTTATAGAATCTTATGCTAATCACTTCATTAGGATATATTCTTGATGATAGTAACTTCTTAGATTATGAGCCAGGTTAAAACTATTTAGAATATAATAACCTAAAATATGACAACTACATAAGATAGTTAACtacctatgaatcaattctcgACACTCTTTCTTAATTCATAGTTATATATTACAATTTGAGATATGAAATAAACATGCTTCTAAAATAAAAGTAACTTAGTGGAAATATCTATCACTTATTCATTTGTGCTATAATACTTTGGTGTTATAGTTCCACTTACTACAATCATATGGAATGATAGTATATCTTTATATCCTTTATTCTTCTATGAAAGCTTGGATTCTTTATCATTGTAATTGTGactttgttatcataaaaaaatttaattactttttttcatttttgatgaaGATATCTAAGAAGTCTTCTAAGCTATATTGCTTGACAAACTGATGCACCTATATATTCTACTTTTGATGTTGACAATACAATTATTGTTTACTTCTTTGAACTCTTAAGATATAGCTTGTGACGTGAGGATGAAGATATTGCCAAAAATACTTTTTTATATCACCCAAAACTCTTGCTCAATCACTATTAATAAAATagataatttattaaaattatgagaatatcaAATACCGTAGTCGATAATTCTAACAATATAATatagaattcttttaacagctctaagatgatgtttgcttggacTATACATAGAAAATAATATCCCATCAAGTATGAGTTAGATAGTTGAaactttcaatcaaaattatgtaGTATTTTGTATTTGCTAAACTTATATTATTTATAAGTTTTAATTTCTCATTTATATTCGTGCGTGTTGTTATAACTTTATAATTAATCATATTAGACATTTTAAGTAGATCTATTTCATGCTTTATCCATGAAATAAAAATTCTATCGAATCCTTACTTTACCTCTAACCCAAGAAAATAGTGTAATAAACCTAAATAGGACATTTTATACTTATTCGTCATATATTTCTTAAACTTAAtcacaaaaaattatatatatatatatatatatatatatcatcaatataaaggtAAACCATAAGAAGATCATTTTTACCTTCTTTTTTATATAATGAGTAGGCACATTATTGCTCTCTTAAATCTATTTTGATGAAACTATGTGTCATTTTTTTATATCATGCTCTTGGAACTTATTTAAGTTCATAGAGACTTTTTTAGCTTGTACACCTGTCATatcttttaattaaaaatattttgattgagtaataaaaatctcttattataaatctttatttaaaaatatatatttcatatcaaaTTAATAAACAGGTCAACTCAAGTGAATAACTAAGGTAAAGAAAAttctcataatttcaaatcaAGCAATAGGAGAAAATGtaacatcaaaatcaatacctcgTTACTATAAATAGCCTTTTGCTACAAGATTTTGGATACTTTCATCTACATTACAATTTATTTTGAACACTCATTTCTATtaaataacttttttttctttcgaTAAATCCATTAGTTTCTATGTTTGACTCTTctaaattgacttgatttcctccttttgTTATCTTTTGTCATTATGTTTGATTCTTATAAAATCCATTAGTTTCATCAAAACTTATAAatctaaaacaaataaaataaatattaaattataattttttgttaGTGATATGTATTTTTAAAGAGGAGTTTCATAGATTTTATACTCATAGGTCAACATAAAATAGCATAAATTAATTCAATACAATTAAAATGTCTCAATACTTTTCTAATAAGAAATAGTTCTTACTTTATTTGTCAtctttcacatacatcaagtataTTAATTTTAAGTAattcaaaaattattattatttacttaatAATCTTAAACCTTTAATATTAAGATGtttatatcttaaatatcataaattagaGTCACTCTTTTAAGTTACAATAAGAGtatatttttcaatatttgaaacatcaagaagAAACATATATTTTATGTCTTataaatatttactataatcaaacataACTAAATATCCATCCTTCATTAATTGTTCAACACTTgttatatatgataaataaagaataaaaagaaatattGTCAAGTTATTTGGTTTGACTAGTCTTCACCttaattatttcttttcttttcacttaaatttatttattatatttaagtcTAATTTTTAACTTGTGAGTTTCTTCAAAACCTCTAAATATTGATCTTATgtttgacatatgattagaatatcaaccaaatatcatttgagatattattaaCTTATGAATAAGTCATGAACAATTTataattttcttcattttcctctaaGAACTTGTTTGCTTTTATCTCTTCTACCAATCTACCTTCATGTGACCTAATTATgaattttatgcttataattttttaatttacttATTTTTGTTCATTATGCCCAATCAAAGTATCATCTTCCGCTTTCATGTTTGCAAGaaacatatcaataataataacaacatgatcaaattttgaaattaagaatTCTCATCTTTTACAATAATAATATGATCATGaaaatgttcaccataagattttatttgactaataatttcaATTACTCAAGAAAATAATCTTGtatcaatttattatttttcataaataaaatcTTAAACTCCTGATGAAAAGTTTAAAATTTTACTATAATCATCTTCGataaatcttaaaatttattttgaaatatcaaccaaacttgtcataataaaaatatcttctatttgtccaaaaaaaaaaaaaaagacacatgTTTTCAACACAACCTAAACCCATCTGCCAAAAGTTAAAATTTCTCAACCAGTACCTATTGTCCGATTTCGATTTGGGTTTACGATGAATTTGGATaatgaaattataatataaaataatggaaaatttaaaattaaaaccaCGCAGGTTCAGTGGCCAAACTGTGAAAGAACATTCAACAATAGAAAATTGAAATTAGTATcaaataaagttttttttttggcaaaaaaGAAAGCTCGAGAGTTTTTAGATCAAAAACTAAAATTCACTCAAAAGTCCAATCAAATAATTAACTTCTTTCCAATGTTTCATTATTGAGATTGCACCTATTTCCACTGTATTCAACATTCAAAGTCCTGTGCAGTTACAGTTGAGCTCTGAAGGTCCATTTACCATGAAACAAACAAAGCTCTACACCACAATCATTTTGCTCTTTTGGTAATGGTTCAGAAGATGCATGGCTGAACAGAGTCATACAACCACTTCCATGACCTTCAAAGCCATCATACACCCGAATCAGTAAAAGCATTTTGGTTCATAATTCACGAACTAAATACTGGCAATATGTACGCACTGATACAATGTTACAATCTGTCAAAAAGTGGTTAGTAGAAAGAACCTTTTGAGGTTTTTCGAGACTGGCAAACCAGTTCTTAGTGTCCAAACAGAGGGATGACCATCGTCCAAGGAGAAACAGCTTGAGATTTCCTTTGATCGCATGCTCTACCAACTCACTGACCTCAATGAATATTCATCAATCTCATTGGAGGCACATTTCTGTATTAGGAATGAAGTGTGTGGGTTTCCCTCATCCTTTTGACCAAACTTACAATCCTAGTTAGGCACATTGCTTTCTGGCATGCTCTGGTATCAGCCTTGCTACTGTCTCCACTGGCACTCCCTTCAATTCTAATtaacacaacaacaacaaaaaagtcCGCTTAATCTAACACATGATTATTCAAAAAATCTTCACAATCGTTACTAATTTTCACAGAAGACTCACCATGAGGCTTGAAATTGAAGAGAGGGGGCAGAAAACGACCATTTGGCAAGCGAGTATTATGATCTCGAAGTTCATCAAAGAATGGATGAACTAATGCTTCTAACTGTATCCAAGAAAAAGTCTTATTCAAATGGACATATGACAACCAAGAATTCAAGGGAAGGCACTGTCTATACTCACAGCAGTACATCGCAGGTTTGGTGAGTACTGTAAAAGCCTAGATACAAGATCAACAGCTTCAGGAGGCATTCGCTTATGGAATATCTGATTGAAGTAGATGAAGTGATCAGTCATTAAAAAagatcaaaattataaaaaacaACATTCACTCAATGTGAAAAACTGTGCAAGAACATATAACTACATTACCTTGTGCCAAGGGTGAGCTTTGATCTGGGAAAACTTGAACTCAGTGTAGTTTGGGTTCATGCATttaatttcttctcttgtggGGGTACCTAAAACCTGCAACAGCAAAATTACATAAGAGAGGGCAATGGAGAGGAATAGGAGTTGATTCCAAATCATGAACACAAAACAGTGACATACCTTAATTATTTGGACTAGTTGGTCAACTCCACTTTCACCAGGAAAGAGAGGCTGTTAAAATCATAGATGAACTTAGTTGAGaatgaatgataaaaataatgtcCGACCTGAAATGGTAACCTACATATGTTCATAAAATATGACATTAGCTACCTGTCCTAGTAGTAGTTCAGCAAGAACACAACCAGCAGACCAGATGTCAATTGCTGTAGTATATTCAGTTGCCCCAAAAATAAGCTCCGGAGCTCTATAATACCTCGAGCATATGTATGATATATTTGGTTCACCTTTAACCTAACAAAGCAAGTTTCAGCACTGGAGAAACTAAAACATCAAAAACACACCACAGTTATAGAAAATGAACTAAATTACCAAGACTTTTGCACTCCCAAAGTCACATATTTTCAGCTGATGAGTATGTGGATTGACCTGTTCCAAAATGATATAGCAATAAGAGCACCACTACTTTGTAGACTGGTAATTCCAatagtatgaaaaaaaaattgtttattATCACTTCTACAAAGATAATGAAACAACCAAATTCGTCAATCTCCattataaaattttcaatatgagacAGAAGAATTCCATTATTTTCATGTAAATCAGCTGCGTTAAAAGACAAATCTGAACCACAGTAAACAAAAGTAAGAATTGGATTAGTATATACCAGAAGATTTTGGGGCTTAATATCTCTGTGGCACACCCCAATGCTGCCATGAATGTATGCCAGTGCTCGACAAATCTgttagaaaagaaaattaaactgTATCAGCAGATCTACAAGTACTTTAAAACAAGTGGGGAATGTGGAAAATTTTGAACAATCAGTTTCTCAACCATACTCAAATTTAATCTAAATTACCGCCCACTTTATCAATATTATCTAGTCAATAACTGGAATACGGGCACTAGTCTTACTGACATATAACTAAATACAACATCGAGATCTACAAGCTTTATAAACTATAGAACATGCCAAATCCATAAAATTTATGGATCATTACTACAACATATAATGATCTGTAGAAATATGACATCCAATCTTGATAATAAGCAAAAAATGACAACATTATGAATCCAAACTCACCTGGTACATGTACAGCTTCACAAATATTAGTGGCATACGTTGGTTCATCTTGTTGTAGTGTCTAATAACACGATGAACTGTCTCTGGTACATATTCAAGCACCAAATTGAGATACAGCTCATCCTTCTCAGTTGTTGAAAAGAAGCAATGCTTCAGAGAGATAACATTTGGATGGTCAAGAAGATGCATGGTTTGTAACTCACGATTCTTGTACCTCTTATCCTGAATAACCTTTTTTATAGCTACTGTTTCACCTGTCTCAAGACATTTGGCCTAACAAGATAGACAGAGATAATTAAAACAAACTCATAAATTTGAAAAGAAATAAATTCACTACATCAGCATacatcaatgaaaaatatcacaTCATGGAAGCATGCTCATGCTAAATCAAATAACCATGCAACCATTTCTAACAAGTGAACTTATAATTACAATTTATAAGTCCTACCAAGAAGCATGACAAGAACTTTGGTGGACTAATTAACCACCAGACTGACCTGGAAGACAATTCCAAATGATCCATGACCTACAACACGCTCAGCCATGTAGCTTACAGTCTGCAATTAAAATCAACAACTTACAATATCAAGTTTAGTGCATATGCAAAAAATTTAGGAAATTAATacacaaaaattaaaaatgatttcaaaattttaaattcctTTTGCTCAAAAGGCCAGCATTGAAAAACTACAGCATATCTCATCGAAAGACAAAATATTAAATTGTAGCAAAAAAAAGGACAAACGTCtattttctaaaaatttcttTTACCTGCTTTGGCTGGCCCTTTTTCCCATTGATAGTTGTAACAATTATATGACCTGTTTCTGTCCCATTCCCATTAATCACAGTTGCTTCCACTTCCTGCAGTAGTCCATTAATTAGTCACAGACAATCATGTGGCCTGTCTCATTTGTCATGTAGGGAAACTCTTATTTTAATACTTATGTCATAGAGAATAGCCATCATCTGTCAGGAGCACAACATGTGTTGATCATCACCTACCTTATCCTCCCTGATTCTCATATCACTCATCTCCTCCGGCAACTTGTCAACACGAACACTAGTGCCACTGGTGTTTTTCAACCCTGAAGAAGGCACCACGCTCACTGAAGCCATTTGTTAGTTGTAGAGATTATGCAGCATCCAACTACGTCTCCTGAAAATCTTTTTCAGAATGAAGATAGC includes:
- the LOC103985633 gene encoding shaggy-related protein kinase gamma, with translation MASVSVVPSSGLKNTSGTSVRVDKLPEEMSDMRIREDKEVEATVINGNGTETGHIIVTTINGKKGQPKQTVSYMAERVVGHGSFGIVFQAKCLETGETVAIKKVIQDKRYKNRELQTMHLLDHPNVISLKHCFFSTTEKDELYLNLVLEYVPETVHRVIRHYNKMNQRMPLIFVKLYMYQICRALAYIHGSIGVCHRDIKPQNLLVNPHTHQLKICDFGSAKVLVKGEPNISYICSRYYRAPELIFGATEYTTAIDIWSAGCVLAELLLGQPLFPGESGVDQLVQIIKVLGTPTREEIKCMNPNYTEFKFSQIKAHPWHKIFHKRMPPEAVDLVSRLLQYSPNLRCTALEALVHPFFDELRDHNTRLPNGRFLPPLFNFKPHELKGVPVETVARLIPEHARKQCA